From the Nymphalis io chromosome 1, ilAglIoxx1.1, whole genome shotgun sequence genome, one window contains:
- the LOC126770024 gene encoding DNA-binding protein Ewg isoform X3, protein MVRESQGDSDYSNMNSAVSSESMDLAEEDMSQVDGCGLSGGSEDEDECASSPAGSAYEDGADVIKSAMSDEVTKQLAAAGPVGMAAAAAIASSKKRKRPHSFETNPSVRKRHQNRLLRKLRQTIEEFATRVGQQAVVLVATPGKPNTSYRVFGAKPLEDVVRNLRCMIMEELENALAQQFGLGGCPQAPPPPLDDPSLFELPPLIIDGIPTPVEKMTQAQLRAFIPLMLKYSMVRGKPGWGRESTRPPWWPKDLPWANVRMDARSEDEKQKMSWTHALRQIVINCYKYHGREDLLPAFTEEEDDKITVQQACAGSSSSPSASGARAHASAVLSSSQVCIDQMTLTDVDMSQYAPAVLQTITNPDGSVSLIQVDPSNHIITLPDGTTAQVCGVSQIHSGEGGGVVQALDGDGAVAVDLNAVAEATLNHDGQIILTGEDGHGYPVSVSGVITVPVSASVYQSMVASMQQQDGVCVAPLVQVEQNGETLEAISMGGGVAQVMLQGGGEAQVLQVLSLKDATVLTKAMQVKSERDAVAADS, encoded by the exons ATGGTCCGGGAGAGTCAGGGGGATTCAGACTACAGCAACATGAATTCAGCCGTCAGCTCAGAATCTATGGACTTGGCTGAAGAG GACATGTCCCAAGTGGACGGGTGCGGGCTAAGCGGCGGCTCGGAGGACGAAGACGAGTGCGCGTCGTCGCCGGCCGGCTCCGCTTACGAGGACGGCGCTGACGTCATCAAGAGTGCCATGAGCGATGAGGTCACCAAGCAGCTGGCTGCCGCTG GACCGGTTGGCATGGCGGCCGCGGCAGCTATAGCGTCATCGAAAAAACGTAAAAGGCCACATTCCTTCGAAACGAACCCTTCAGTAAGGAAGAGACACCAGAACAGGCTACTTAGAAAACTTAGA CAAACGATCGAGGAGTTCGCGACGCGCGTGGGGCAGCAGGCCGTGGTGCTGGTGGCCACGCCCGGCAAGCCCAACACGTCGTACCGCGTGTTCGGCGCCAAGCCGCTCGAGGACGTCGTGCGCAACCTGCGCTGCATGATCATGGAGGAGCTCGAGAACGCGCTCGCGCAGCAG TTCGGGCTGGGCGGGTGCCCGCaggcgccgccgccgccgctggACGACCCCTCGCTGTTCGAGCTGCCGCCGCTCATCATCGACGGCATCCCCACGCCCGTCGAGAAGATGACGCAGGCGCAGCTGCGCGCCTTCATCCCGCTCATGCTCAAGTACTCCATGG TGCGCGGCAAGCCGGGCTGGGGCCGCGAGTCCACGCGGCCGCCGTGGTGGCCCAAGGACCTGCCGTGGGCCAACGTGCGCATGGACGCGCGCTCCGAGGACGAGAAGCAGAAA ATGTCGTGGACGCACGCGCTGCGACAGATCGTGATCAACTGCTACAAGTACCACGGCCGGGAGGACCTGCTGCCTGCCTTCACCGAGGAAGAGGACGACAAGATCACCGTGCAGCAG GCGTGCGCGGGCAGCTCCAGCTCGCCGAGCGCGTCGGGCGCGCGCGCGCACGCGTCCGCCGTGCTCTCCTCGTCGCAAGTCTGCATCGACCAGATGACCCTCACCGACGTCGAC aTGTCGCAGTACGCGCCGGCCGTGCTGCAGACGATCACGAACCCGGATGGCTCGGTGTCGCTGATCCAGGTGGACCCGAGCAACCACATCATCACGCTTCCCGACGGCACCACGGCGCAAGTG TGTGGTGTGTCGCAGATCCACAGCGGGGAGGGCGGCGGCGTGGTTCAGGCGCTGGACGGGGACGGCGCGGTGGCCGTCGACCTCAATGCCGTTGCCGAGGCCACGCTCAACCACGACGGGCAGATCATACTCACGGGCGAGGATGGACACG GTTATCCGGTTTCGGTGTCGGGCGTGATAACAGTGCCGGTGTCCGCGTCCGTGTACCAGTCCATGGTGGCTTCCATGCAGCAGCAGGACGGCGTCTGCGTCGCGCCGCTCGTGCAG GTGGAGCAGAACGGCGAGACGTTGGAGGCGATCTCCATGGGCGGCGGGGTGGCGCAGGTCATGCTGCAGGGTGGCGGGGAGGCGCAGGTGCTGCAGGTGCTCAGTCTCAAGGACGCCACAGTGCTCACCAAGGCCATG CAAGTGAAGTCCGAGCGCGACGCGGTGGCGGCCGACTCCTAG
- the LOC126770024 gene encoding DNA-binding protein Ewg isoform X9, which produces MVRESQGDSDYSNMNSAVSSESMDLAEEDMSQVDGCGLSGGSEDEDECASSPAGSAYEDGADVIKSAMSDEVTKQLAAAGPVGMAAAAAIASSKKRKRPHSFETNPSVRKRHQNRLLRKLRQTIEEFATRVGQQAVVLVATPGKPNTSYRVFGAKPLEDVVRNLRCMIMEELENALAQQAPPPPLDDPSLFELPPLIIDGIPTPVEKMTQAQLRAFIPLMLKYSMVRGKPGWGRESTRPPWWPKDLPWANVRMDARSEDEKQKMSWTHALRQIVINCYKYHGREDLLPAFTEEEDDKITVQQACAGSSSSPSASGARAHASAVLSSSQVCIDQMTLTDVDMSQYAPAVLQTITNPDGSVSLIQVDPSNHIITLPDGTTAQVIHSGEGGGVVQALDGDGAVAVDLNAVAEATLNHDGQIILTGEDGHGYPVSVSGVITVPVSASVYQSMVASMQQQDGVCVAPLVQVEQNGETLEAISMGGGVAQVMLQGGGEAQVLQVLSLKDATVLTKAMQVKSERDAVAADS; this is translated from the exons ATGGTCCGGGAGAGTCAGGGGGATTCAGACTACAGCAACATGAATTCAGCCGTCAGCTCAGAATCTATGGACTTGGCTGAAGAG GACATGTCCCAAGTGGACGGGTGCGGGCTAAGCGGCGGCTCGGAGGACGAAGACGAGTGCGCGTCGTCGCCGGCCGGCTCCGCTTACGAGGACGGCGCTGACGTCATCAAGAGTGCCATGAGCGATGAGGTCACCAAGCAGCTGGCTGCCGCTG GACCGGTTGGCATGGCGGCCGCGGCAGCTATAGCGTCATCGAAAAAACGTAAAAGGCCACATTCCTTCGAAACGAACCCTTCAGTAAGGAAGAGACACCAGAACAGGCTACTTAGAAAACTTAGA CAAACGATCGAGGAGTTCGCGACGCGCGTGGGGCAGCAGGCCGTGGTGCTGGTGGCCACGCCCGGCAAGCCCAACACGTCGTACCGCGTGTTCGGCGCCAAGCCGCTCGAGGACGTCGTGCGCAACCTGCGCTGCATGATCATGGAGGAGCTCGAGAACGCGCTCGCGCAGCAG gcgccgccgccgccgctggACGACCCCTCGCTGTTCGAGCTGCCGCCGCTCATCATCGACGGCATCCCCACGCCCGTCGAGAAGATGACGCAGGCGCAGCTGCGCGCCTTCATCCCGCTCATGCTCAAGTACTCCATGG TGCGCGGCAAGCCGGGCTGGGGCCGCGAGTCCACGCGGCCGCCGTGGTGGCCCAAGGACCTGCCGTGGGCCAACGTGCGCATGGACGCGCGCTCCGAGGACGAGAAGCAGAAA ATGTCGTGGACGCACGCGCTGCGACAGATCGTGATCAACTGCTACAAGTACCACGGCCGGGAGGACCTGCTGCCTGCCTTCACCGAGGAAGAGGACGACAAGATCACCGTGCAGCAG GCGTGCGCGGGCAGCTCCAGCTCGCCGAGCGCGTCGGGCGCGCGCGCGCACGCGTCCGCCGTGCTCTCCTCGTCGCAAGTCTGCATCGACCAGATGACCCTCACCGACGTCGAC aTGTCGCAGTACGCGCCGGCCGTGCTGCAGACGATCACGAACCCGGATGGCTCGGTGTCGCTGATCCAGGTGGACCCGAGCAACCACATCATCACGCTTCCCGACGGCACCACGGCGCAAGTG ATCCACAGCGGGGAGGGCGGCGGCGTGGTTCAGGCGCTGGACGGGGACGGCGCGGTGGCCGTCGACCTCAATGCCGTTGCCGAGGCCACGCTCAACCACGACGGGCAGATCATACTCACGGGCGAGGATGGACACG GTTATCCGGTTTCGGTGTCGGGCGTGATAACAGTGCCGGTGTCCGCGTCCGTGTACCAGTCCATGGTGGCTTCCATGCAGCAGCAGGACGGCGTCTGCGTCGCGCCGCTCGTGCAG GTGGAGCAGAACGGCGAGACGTTGGAGGCGATCTCCATGGGCGGCGGGGTGGCGCAGGTCATGCTGCAGGGTGGCGGGGAGGCGCAGGTGCTGCAGGTGCTCAGTCTCAAGGACGCCACAGTGCTCACCAAGGCCATG CAAGTGAAGTCCGAGCGCGACGCGGTGGCGGCCGACTCCTAG
- the LOC126770024 gene encoding DNA-binding protein P3A2 isoform X1 — protein MVRESQGDSDYSNMNSAVSSESMDLAEEDMSQVDGCGLSGGSEDEDECASSPAGSAYEDGADVIKSAMSDEVTKQLAAAGPVGMAAAAAIASSKKRKRPHSFETNPSVRKRHQNRLLRKLRQTIEEFATRVGQQAVVLVATPGKPNTSYRVFGAKPLEDVVRNLRCMIMEELENALAQQFGLGGCPQAPPPPLDDPSLFELPPLIIDGIPTPVEKMTQAQLRAFIPLMLKYSMVRGKPGWGRESTRPPWWPKDLPWANVRMDARSEDEKQKMSWTHALRQIVINCYKYHGREDLLPAFTEEEDDKITVQQACAGSSSSPSASGARAHASAVLSSSQVCIDQMTLTDVDMSQYAPAVLQTITNPDGSVSLIQVDPSNHIITLPDGTTAQVVSIDTRYAESTRNWIDGSFKIHSGEGGGVVQALDGDGAVAVDLNAVAEATLNHDGQIILTGEDGHGYPVSVSGVITVPVSASVYQSMVASMQQQDGVCVAPLVQVEQNGETLEAISMGGGVAQVMLQGGGEAQVLQVLSLKDATVLTKAMQVKSERDAVAADS, from the exons ATGGTCCGGGAGAGTCAGGGGGATTCAGACTACAGCAACATGAATTCAGCCGTCAGCTCAGAATCTATGGACTTGGCTGAAGAG GACATGTCCCAAGTGGACGGGTGCGGGCTAAGCGGCGGCTCGGAGGACGAAGACGAGTGCGCGTCGTCGCCGGCCGGCTCCGCTTACGAGGACGGCGCTGACGTCATCAAGAGTGCCATGAGCGATGAGGTCACCAAGCAGCTGGCTGCCGCTG GACCGGTTGGCATGGCGGCCGCGGCAGCTATAGCGTCATCGAAAAAACGTAAAAGGCCACATTCCTTCGAAACGAACCCTTCAGTAAGGAAGAGACACCAGAACAGGCTACTTAGAAAACTTAGA CAAACGATCGAGGAGTTCGCGACGCGCGTGGGGCAGCAGGCCGTGGTGCTGGTGGCCACGCCCGGCAAGCCCAACACGTCGTACCGCGTGTTCGGCGCCAAGCCGCTCGAGGACGTCGTGCGCAACCTGCGCTGCATGATCATGGAGGAGCTCGAGAACGCGCTCGCGCAGCAG TTCGGGCTGGGCGGGTGCCCGCaggcgccgccgccgccgctggACGACCCCTCGCTGTTCGAGCTGCCGCCGCTCATCATCGACGGCATCCCCACGCCCGTCGAGAAGATGACGCAGGCGCAGCTGCGCGCCTTCATCCCGCTCATGCTCAAGTACTCCATGG TGCGCGGCAAGCCGGGCTGGGGCCGCGAGTCCACGCGGCCGCCGTGGTGGCCCAAGGACCTGCCGTGGGCCAACGTGCGCATGGACGCGCGCTCCGAGGACGAGAAGCAGAAA ATGTCGTGGACGCACGCGCTGCGACAGATCGTGATCAACTGCTACAAGTACCACGGCCGGGAGGACCTGCTGCCTGCCTTCACCGAGGAAGAGGACGACAAGATCACCGTGCAGCAG GCGTGCGCGGGCAGCTCCAGCTCGCCGAGCGCGTCGGGCGCGCGCGCGCACGCGTCCGCCGTGCTCTCCTCGTCGCAAGTCTGCATCGACCAGATGACCCTCACCGACGTCGAC aTGTCGCAGTACGCGCCGGCCGTGCTGCAGACGATCACGAACCCGGATGGCTCGGTGTCGCTGATCCAGGTGGACCCGAGCAACCACATCATCACGCTTCCCGACGGCACCACGGCGCAAGTGGTCAGTATCGATACACGATATGCCGAATCTACACGAAACTGGATCGACGGATCCTTTAAA ATCCACAGCGGGGAGGGCGGCGGCGTGGTTCAGGCGCTGGACGGGGACGGCGCGGTGGCCGTCGACCTCAATGCCGTTGCCGAGGCCACGCTCAACCACGACGGGCAGATCATACTCACGGGCGAGGATGGACACG GTTATCCGGTTTCGGTGTCGGGCGTGATAACAGTGCCGGTGTCCGCGTCCGTGTACCAGTCCATGGTGGCTTCCATGCAGCAGCAGGACGGCGTCTGCGTCGCGCCGCTCGTGCAG GTGGAGCAGAACGGCGAGACGTTGGAGGCGATCTCCATGGGCGGCGGGGTGGCGCAGGTCATGCTGCAGGGTGGCGGGGAGGCGCAGGTGCTGCAGGTGCTCAGTCTCAAGGACGCCACAGTGCTCACCAAGGCCATG CAAGTGAAGTCCGAGCGCGACGCGGTGGCGGCCGACTCCTAG
- the LOC126770024 gene encoding DNA-binding protein Ewg isoform X6, which produces MVRESQGDSDYSNMNSAVSSESMDLAEEDMSQVDGCGLSGGSEDEDECASSPAGSAYEDGADVIKSAMSDEVTKQLAAAGPVGMAAAAAIASSKKRKRPHSFETNPSVRKRHQNRLLRKLRQTIEEFATRVGQQAVVLVATPGKPNTSYRVFGAKPLEDVVRNLRCMIMEELENALAQQFGLGGCPQAPPPPLDDPSLFELPPLIIDGIPTPVEKMTQAQLRAFIPLMLKYSMVRGKPGWGRESTRPPWWPKDLPWANVRMDARSEDEKQKMSWTHALRQIVINCYKYHGREDLLPAFTEEEDDKITVQQMSQYAPAVLQTITNPDGSVSLIQVDPSNHIITLPDGTTAQVVSIDTRYAESTRNWIDGSFKIHSGEGGGVVQALDGDGAVAVDLNAVAEATLNHDGQIILTGEDGHGYPVSVSGVITVPVSASVYQSMVASMQQQDGVCVAPLVQVEQNGETLEAISMGGGVAQVMLQGGGEAQVLQVLSLKDATVLTKAMQVKSERDAVAADS; this is translated from the exons ATGGTCCGGGAGAGTCAGGGGGATTCAGACTACAGCAACATGAATTCAGCCGTCAGCTCAGAATCTATGGACTTGGCTGAAGAG GACATGTCCCAAGTGGACGGGTGCGGGCTAAGCGGCGGCTCGGAGGACGAAGACGAGTGCGCGTCGTCGCCGGCCGGCTCCGCTTACGAGGACGGCGCTGACGTCATCAAGAGTGCCATGAGCGATGAGGTCACCAAGCAGCTGGCTGCCGCTG GACCGGTTGGCATGGCGGCCGCGGCAGCTATAGCGTCATCGAAAAAACGTAAAAGGCCACATTCCTTCGAAACGAACCCTTCAGTAAGGAAGAGACACCAGAACAGGCTACTTAGAAAACTTAGA CAAACGATCGAGGAGTTCGCGACGCGCGTGGGGCAGCAGGCCGTGGTGCTGGTGGCCACGCCCGGCAAGCCCAACACGTCGTACCGCGTGTTCGGCGCCAAGCCGCTCGAGGACGTCGTGCGCAACCTGCGCTGCATGATCATGGAGGAGCTCGAGAACGCGCTCGCGCAGCAG TTCGGGCTGGGCGGGTGCCCGCaggcgccgccgccgccgctggACGACCCCTCGCTGTTCGAGCTGCCGCCGCTCATCATCGACGGCATCCCCACGCCCGTCGAGAAGATGACGCAGGCGCAGCTGCGCGCCTTCATCCCGCTCATGCTCAAGTACTCCATGG TGCGCGGCAAGCCGGGCTGGGGCCGCGAGTCCACGCGGCCGCCGTGGTGGCCCAAGGACCTGCCGTGGGCCAACGTGCGCATGGACGCGCGCTCCGAGGACGAGAAGCAGAAA ATGTCGTGGACGCACGCGCTGCGACAGATCGTGATCAACTGCTACAAGTACCACGGCCGGGAGGACCTGCTGCCTGCCTTCACCGAGGAAGAGGACGACAAGATCACCGTGCAGCAG aTGTCGCAGTACGCGCCGGCCGTGCTGCAGACGATCACGAACCCGGATGGCTCGGTGTCGCTGATCCAGGTGGACCCGAGCAACCACATCATCACGCTTCCCGACGGCACCACGGCGCAAGTGGTCAGTATCGATACACGATATGCCGAATCTACACGAAACTGGATCGACGGATCCTTTAAA ATCCACAGCGGGGAGGGCGGCGGCGTGGTTCAGGCGCTGGACGGGGACGGCGCGGTGGCCGTCGACCTCAATGCCGTTGCCGAGGCCACGCTCAACCACGACGGGCAGATCATACTCACGGGCGAGGATGGACACG GTTATCCGGTTTCGGTGTCGGGCGTGATAACAGTGCCGGTGTCCGCGTCCGTGTACCAGTCCATGGTGGCTTCCATGCAGCAGCAGGACGGCGTCTGCGTCGCGCCGCTCGTGCAG GTGGAGCAGAACGGCGAGACGTTGGAGGCGATCTCCATGGGCGGCGGGGTGGCGCAGGTCATGCTGCAGGGTGGCGGGGAGGCGCAGGTGCTGCAGGTGCTCAGTCTCAAGGACGCCACAGTGCTCACCAAGGCCATG CAAGTGAAGTCCGAGCGCGACGCGGTGGCGGCCGACTCCTAG
- the LOC126770024 gene encoding DNA-binding protein Ewg isoform X4: MVRESQGDSDYSNMNSAVSSESMDLAEEDMSQVDGCGLSGGSEDEDECASSPAGSAYEDGADVIKSAMSDEVTKQLAAAGPVGMAAAAAIASSKKRKRPHSFETNPSVRKRHQNRLLRKLRQTIEEFATRVGQQAVVLVATPGKPNTSYRVFGAKPLEDVVRNLRCMIMEELENALAQQFGLGGCPQAPPPPLDDPSLFELPPLIIDGIPTPVEKMTQAQLRAFIPLMLKYSMVRGKPGWGRESTRPPWWPKDLPWANVRMDARSEDEKQKMSWTHALRQIVINCYKYHGREDLLPAFTEEEDDKITVQQACAGSSSSPSASGARAHASAVLSSSQVCIDQMTLTDVDMSQYAPAVLQTITNPDGSVSLIQVDPSNHIITLPDGTTAQVIHSGEGGGVVQALDGDGAVAVDLNAVAEATLNHDGQIILTGEDGHGYPVSVSGVITVPVSASVYQSMVASMQQQDGVCVAPLVQVEQNGETLEAISMGGGVAQVMLQGGGEAQVLQVLSLKDATVLTKAMQVKSERDAVAADS; encoded by the exons ATGGTCCGGGAGAGTCAGGGGGATTCAGACTACAGCAACATGAATTCAGCCGTCAGCTCAGAATCTATGGACTTGGCTGAAGAG GACATGTCCCAAGTGGACGGGTGCGGGCTAAGCGGCGGCTCGGAGGACGAAGACGAGTGCGCGTCGTCGCCGGCCGGCTCCGCTTACGAGGACGGCGCTGACGTCATCAAGAGTGCCATGAGCGATGAGGTCACCAAGCAGCTGGCTGCCGCTG GACCGGTTGGCATGGCGGCCGCGGCAGCTATAGCGTCATCGAAAAAACGTAAAAGGCCACATTCCTTCGAAACGAACCCTTCAGTAAGGAAGAGACACCAGAACAGGCTACTTAGAAAACTTAGA CAAACGATCGAGGAGTTCGCGACGCGCGTGGGGCAGCAGGCCGTGGTGCTGGTGGCCACGCCCGGCAAGCCCAACACGTCGTACCGCGTGTTCGGCGCCAAGCCGCTCGAGGACGTCGTGCGCAACCTGCGCTGCATGATCATGGAGGAGCTCGAGAACGCGCTCGCGCAGCAG TTCGGGCTGGGCGGGTGCCCGCaggcgccgccgccgccgctggACGACCCCTCGCTGTTCGAGCTGCCGCCGCTCATCATCGACGGCATCCCCACGCCCGTCGAGAAGATGACGCAGGCGCAGCTGCGCGCCTTCATCCCGCTCATGCTCAAGTACTCCATGG TGCGCGGCAAGCCGGGCTGGGGCCGCGAGTCCACGCGGCCGCCGTGGTGGCCCAAGGACCTGCCGTGGGCCAACGTGCGCATGGACGCGCGCTCCGAGGACGAGAAGCAGAAA ATGTCGTGGACGCACGCGCTGCGACAGATCGTGATCAACTGCTACAAGTACCACGGCCGGGAGGACCTGCTGCCTGCCTTCACCGAGGAAGAGGACGACAAGATCACCGTGCAGCAG GCGTGCGCGGGCAGCTCCAGCTCGCCGAGCGCGTCGGGCGCGCGCGCGCACGCGTCCGCCGTGCTCTCCTCGTCGCAAGTCTGCATCGACCAGATGACCCTCACCGACGTCGAC aTGTCGCAGTACGCGCCGGCCGTGCTGCAGACGATCACGAACCCGGATGGCTCGGTGTCGCTGATCCAGGTGGACCCGAGCAACCACATCATCACGCTTCCCGACGGCACCACGGCGCAAGTG ATCCACAGCGGGGAGGGCGGCGGCGTGGTTCAGGCGCTGGACGGGGACGGCGCGGTGGCCGTCGACCTCAATGCCGTTGCCGAGGCCACGCTCAACCACGACGGGCAGATCATACTCACGGGCGAGGATGGACACG GTTATCCGGTTTCGGTGTCGGGCGTGATAACAGTGCCGGTGTCCGCGTCCGTGTACCAGTCCATGGTGGCTTCCATGCAGCAGCAGGACGGCGTCTGCGTCGCGCCGCTCGTGCAG GTGGAGCAGAACGGCGAGACGTTGGAGGCGATCTCCATGGGCGGCGGGGTGGCGCAGGTCATGCTGCAGGGTGGCGGGGAGGCGCAGGTGCTGCAGGTGCTCAGTCTCAAGGACGCCACAGTGCTCACCAAGGCCATG CAAGTGAAGTCCGAGCGCGACGCGGTGGCGGCCGACTCCTAG
- the LOC126770024 gene encoding DNA-binding protein P3A2 isoform X2 → MVRESQGDSDYSNMNSAVSSESMDLAEEDMSQVDGCGLSGGSEDEDECASSPAGSAYEDGADVIKSAMSDEVTKQLAAAGPVGMAAAAAIASSKKRKRPHSFETNPSVRKRHQNRLLRKLRQTIEEFATRVGQQAVVLVATPGKPNTSYRVFGAKPLEDVVRNLRCMIMEELENALAQQAPPPPLDDPSLFELPPLIIDGIPTPVEKMTQAQLRAFIPLMLKYSMVRGKPGWGRESTRPPWWPKDLPWANVRMDARSEDEKQKMSWTHALRQIVINCYKYHGREDLLPAFTEEEDDKITVQQACAGSSSSPSASGARAHASAVLSSSQVCIDQMTLTDVDMSQYAPAVLQTITNPDGSVSLIQVDPSNHIITLPDGTTAQVVSIDTRYAESTRNWIDGSFKIHSGEGGGVVQALDGDGAVAVDLNAVAEATLNHDGQIILTGEDGHGYPVSVSGVITVPVSASVYQSMVASMQQQDGVCVAPLVQVEQNGETLEAISMGGGVAQVMLQGGGEAQVLQVLSLKDATVLTKAMQVKSERDAVAADS, encoded by the exons ATGGTCCGGGAGAGTCAGGGGGATTCAGACTACAGCAACATGAATTCAGCCGTCAGCTCAGAATCTATGGACTTGGCTGAAGAG GACATGTCCCAAGTGGACGGGTGCGGGCTAAGCGGCGGCTCGGAGGACGAAGACGAGTGCGCGTCGTCGCCGGCCGGCTCCGCTTACGAGGACGGCGCTGACGTCATCAAGAGTGCCATGAGCGATGAGGTCACCAAGCAGCTGGCTGCCGCTG GACCGGTTGGCATGGCGGCCGCGGCAGCTATAGCGTCATCGAAAAAACGTAAAAGGCCACATTCCTTCGAAACGAACCCTTCAGTAAGGAAGAGACACCAGAACAGGCTACTTAGAAAACTTAGA CAAACGATCGAGGAGTTCGCGACGCGCGTGGGGCAGCAGGCCGTGGTGCTGGTGGCCACGCCCGGCAAGCCCAACACGTCGTACCGCGTGTTCGGCGCCAAGCCGCTCGAGGACGTCGTGCGCAACCTGCGCTGCATGATCATGGAGGAGCTCGAGAACGCGCTCGCGCAGCAG gcgccgccgccgccgctggACGACCCCTCGCTGTTCGAGCTGCCGCCGCTCATCATCGACGGCATCCCCACGCCCGTCGAGAAGATGACGCAGGCGCAGCTGCGCGCCTTCATCCCGCTCATGCTCAAGTACTCCATGG TGCGCGGCAAGCCGGGCTGGGGCCGCGAGTCCACGCGGCCGCCGTGGTGGCCCAAGGACCTGCCGTGGGCCAACGTGCGCATGGACGCGCGCTCCGAGGACGAGAAGCAGAAA ATGTCGTGGACGCACGCGCTGCGACAGATCGTGATCAACTGCTACAAGTACCACGGCCGGGAGGACCTGCTGCCTGCCTTCACCGAGGAAGAGGACGACAAGATCACCGTGCAGCAG GCGTGCGCGGGCAGCTCCAGCTCGCCGAGCGCGTCGGGCGCGCGCGCGCACGCGTCCGCCGTGCTCTCCTCGTCGCAAGTCTGCATCGACCAGATGACCCTCACCGACGTCGAC aTGTCGCAGTACGCGCCGGCCGTGCTGCAGACGATCACGAACCCGGATGGCTCGGTGTCGCTGATCCAGGTGGACCCGAGCAACCACATCATCACGCTTCCCGACGGCACCACGGCGCAAGTGGTCAGTATCGATACACGATATGCCGAATCTACACGAAACTGGATCGACGGATCCTTTAAA ATCCACAGCGGGGAGGGCGGCGGCGTGGTTCAGGCGCTGGACGGGGACGGCGCGGTGGCCGTCGACCTCAATGCCGTTGCCGAGGCCACGCTCAACCACGACGGGCAGATCATACTCACGGGCGAGGATGGACACG GTTATCCGGTTTCGGTGTCGGGCGTGATAACAGTGCCGGTGTCCGCGTCCGTGTACCAGTCCATGGTGGCTTCCATGCAGCAGCAGGACGGCGTCTGCGTCGCGCCGCTCGTGCAG GTGGAGCAGAACGGCGAGACGTTGGAGGCGATCTCCATGGGCGGCGGGGTGGCGCAGGTCATGCTGCAGGGTGGCGGGGAGGCGCAGGTGCTGCAGGTGCTCAGTCTCAAGGACGCCACAGTGCTCACCAAGGCCATG CAAGTGAAGTCCGAGCGCGACGCGGTGGCGGCCGACTCCTAG